The following coding sequences are from one Oncorhynchus nerka isolate Pitt River linkage group LG6, Oner_Uvic_2.0, whole genome shotgun sequence window:
- the lsm11 gene encoding U7 snRNA-associated Sm-like protein LSm11, with protein MSAFVLNMEERERRGDKQQKCPESEKKERESTSACASDATEHTAEEEDDIAAKLDITSDKFDPLLALYSTTVPLPYPNVKCFNNIAEYESFLKGGRGRAKPENVEKKQRKARKGVADPERIEKLKRLMVNNPIVGEDGEEGTSGTARRCRIQKAAKNVLTRMPLHTGSPLGEMHRCVQERIRVKVHIRTFKGLRGVCSGFIVAFDKFWNMAMVDVDETYREPLLGEALYHEKALTVTRLFDKLKLQESAALREYEEKKKQMDKKKAEPFHPPPETQTRDRRRGDPNRGDPRMRGDTRAVDPRLARATVGPPVGDDPGALGATGKTQGSNVKGQESGTEGPKRRGSQKKEVSQPYGRVHTRHVNQLFIRGENVLLVNLQPL; from the exons ATGTCTGCATTTGTTTTGAAcatggaggagagggaaagaagaggagataaacaacaaaaatgtccagaatcagaaaagaaagagagagaatcaaCAAGTGCATGTGCTTCAGATGCAACCGAACATACGGCAGAAGAAGAAGATGATATCGCGGCAAAGTTGGACATCACCTCCGATAAATTTGATCCACTCCTGGCGCTATACTCGACTACAGTGCCTCTTCCATACCCAAACGTGAAATGCTTCAACAACATAGCCGAGTATGAGAGCTTTCTAAAGGGGGGACGGGGCCGCGCCAAGCCGGAGAACGTGGAGAAAAAACAGAGGAAAGCCAGGAAAGGTGTAGCAGATCCGGAGAGGATAGAGAAACTGAAGAGGTTGATGGTGAACAACCCGatagtgggagaagatggagaggaggggaccaGCGGCACTGCCCGCCGTTGTAGAATACAGAAGGCTGCCAAGAATGTCCTGACCAGGATGCCTC TCCATACAGGAAGTCCTCTGGGGGAGATGCACCGCTGCGTGCAGGAGAGGATCAGAGTGAAAGTTCACATCAGAACCTTCAAGGGGCTCCGTGGAGTGTGTTCTGGCTTCATAGTGGCCTTCGACAAGTTCTGGAACATG gCGATGGTAGATGTAGATGAGACCTACAGGGAACCTCTGCTGGGTGAAGCTCTCTACCACGAGAAGGCCCTCACTGTCACACGG cTCTTTGACAAGCTGAAACTCCAGGAGAGTGCGGCGCTGAGAGAATAtgaggagaagaagaagcagatggACAAGAAGAAAGCTGAACCCTTCCATCCCCCGCCTGAGACCCAAACCAGAGACCGCAGACGAGGTGACCCCAATAGAGGGGACCCCAGAATGAGAGGAGACACTAGGGCAGTGGATCCCCGACTTGCAAGGGCCACAGTTGGGCCCCCAGTGGGCGATGACCCCGGAGCCCTAGGGGCCACAGGTAAGACCCAGGGGTCAAATGTTAAAGGTCAGGAGTCAGGGACTGAGGGGCCGAAGAGAAGAGGGTCCCAGAAGAAAGAAGTGTCCCAGCCCTACGGGAGGGTTCATACGCGCCACGTCAACCAGCTCTTCATACGGGGAGAGAACGTGCTTCTAGTCAACCTACAACCACTCTGA